Proteins found in one Geomonas subterranea genomic segment:
- a CDS encoding MFS transporter, with protein sequence MPSENGTRRVVIAAACTLLMLNLGTVYAWSFFQKPLCETYGWSNSQVVWTFSLAICFLGLSAAAGGLILPKTGPRPLALAGAVLFGSGYLLAALALQMHLLPLLYLGYGVVGGIGLGLGYVTPVATVSRWFPDHRGLATGTVVMGFGFGALLMSKVIAPFLLRSVGGDMVLAFTVMGVLFLALSLASAAFIRNPPAASPANATAGDLPDSDAATAGSRIASKSFVLMWLIFFCNIFAGIALIGFQSPLFQDVCAKYDPGLGRETLAGYGGTLIAASSVFNGIGRFLWGALSDRLGRLLAFRLILASQIAAFAVLMQTAHPWLFATLVCYILLCYGGGFGTMPSFVLDMFGARLMPAVYGTILTAWSAAGIAGPQLVAMMKDRFPGQPALASFYSFATAICFLGTGMLLSLFLKERRREPCCS encoded by the coding sequence TTGCCATCTGAAAACGGAACTCGTCGAGTAGTCATCGCCGCAGCCTGCACGCTTCTCATGTTGAACCTGGGTACTGTGTATGCCTGGAGCTTCTTTCAGAAGCCGTTGTGCGAAACCTATGGCTGGTCCAACAGCCAAGTGGTATGGACGTTCAGCCTCGCCATCTGCTTTCTCGGCCTTTCCGCCGCTGCCGGCGGTCTCATTCTCCCCAAAACCGGACCGCGCCCCCTCGCCCTCGCAGGGGCTGTACTGTTCGGTTCGGGGTACCTCCTTGCGGCACTCGCTCTCCAAATGCACTTGCTGCCGCTCCTTTACCTCGGATACGGCGTGGTCGGTGGCATCGGGCTGGGTCTTGGCTACGTGACCCCCGTCGCGACGGTCTCCCGCTGGTTTCCGGACCACCGGGGATTGGCGACGGGGACGGTGGTGATGGGGTTCGGCTTCGGCGCGCTGCTCATGTCGAAGGTGATCGCCCCGTTTTTGCTGCGAAGTGTCGGTGGAGATATGGTGCTTGCCTTCACGGTAATGGGGGTGCTTTTTCTTGCTCTTTCGCTGGCTTCCGCTGCCTTCATTCGCAACCCTCCCGCTGCGTCACCTGCCAACGCCACAGCCGGTGATCTCCCGGATAGTGACGCGGCGACAGCCGGAAGTCGCATAGCCTCCAAGTCGTTCGTCTTGATGTGGCTGATCTTCTTTTGCAATATATTCGCGGGCATCGCCCTGATCGGGTTTCAGTCACCACTGTTTCAGGATGTTTGCGCGAAGTACGATCCCGGCCTCGGTAGGGAAACTCTGGCGGGCTATGGCGGGACTCTGATCGCCGCAAGTTCGGTGTTCAACGGCATCGGGCGTTTTCTCTGGGGAGCTTTATCCGACCGCCTGGGGCGACTTCTTGCATTCAGGTTGATCCTTGCCTCGCAGATCGCAGCCTTCGCCGTTTTGATGCAGACCGCCCACCCGTGGCTGTTCGCGACGCTCGTCTGCTATATCCTTCTCTGTTACGGGGGCGGGTTCGGGACCATGCCTTCGTTCGTCCTCGATATGTTCGGAGCTCGATTGATGCCGGCGGTGTACGGGACCATCCTCACGGCGTGGTCGGCTGCCGGGATAGCCGGTCCCCAGCTCGTGGCGATGATGAAAGATCGGTTC